GCACCGGCAACCGGTGCTCCTGGTGCGACTTCCGCCGCTCCTGCCCCGAGGGGCAGCAGGCGTCGCAGGCGCTCGAACCGTGGGCCTTGCTCGCGCCGTAGAGTTGGCCGCGTGACGATGGTCGACACCAAACCGGAACCGCGCGTGGCCAGGGCGTGGCGCGGGGTCAGCGGTGCGCTCGCCGTCGGGCTGGTGCTGCTCGCGCTGGGCATGATCGGCGTGCAGGTCTACGCGGGCACCCGCGACCTGCCCGGCCCGGGCCTCGACGTGGTCGGCGGCCACGCCGCGGCGGCCGTCGCGGCGGTGGCGGCGCAGCTCGTGGCCGACCGGCGCAAGGGCTGGGTCGTGGCGGTGTGCGGCCTGGCCGTGGTGGTGCTCACCGCGCTGACCCTGTGGTTGTTCTGGTGGGCCTGAGCGGGTTGCTCCGGGCGGCCTGAGCGCCGGCTTCAGCTCAGCCAGGCGCGCCAGGTCGGCAGCAGCGTGCCCAGCAGGGCGTCCGGCGCCTCGGTGTTCGGCGAGTGCATCACCCCGGGCAGCACGGCGAAGTCCGCGTCGAGCCGCTCCGCCATGTCCCGCTGGGCGGCCGCCGACCAGGCGTCGTCCAGCTCGCCGCACACCACCAGGCACGGGACGCGTGCCGACCGCGCGGCGCGGGCCAGCTTCGCCACCAGGTCCGGCTCGGTGCGCAGCGCCTCGCCCATGCCCAGCAGGCCCGCGGGGGAGGACCGGACGAACCGCTCCCGGTAGAAGTCCTTCAGCTCCTGCGGGATCATCCGCCACCGCGGCGTCAACGCCTGCCGGGCCTCGTTGACCTGCTGCGACGCCTCCACGCCCTGTTCGCGCAGCACCAGCTCGCCGTAGTCCAGGGCGGTGCGCCGCGCCCCCGGCGGCAGCTCGGACGGGCCGGAGGAGAGCAGCGTGAGCCCGGAGACGGGCGCGCCGGCGAGCACGGCGCCCCGGGCGACCAGCCCCCCGTACGAGTGACCGAGCAGCAGCACCCGCCTGCCCTCCGCCGCGAGCTTCGCCACCAGCTCGGCGAGCACCGCGCCCAGCGCGGCGGGCCGGTACTCCGCCTCGGTGACCGGGCCGGGTGACTCGTACTGGCCCGGCAGGTCGATCGCGACGACCTCGACGCCCGCGTCGGCGATCGGGTCGAGCAAGGGGGCGAAGTCCTCCTTGGAGCCGGTGTAGCCGGGCACCAGCAGGGCCGTGGCGCCGAGGTCGCGCCCGGCGGCGGGCGAGCGCAGGGCGGCGATCGGGCCGTAGCGGCCGGGCAGGTCCACGCGTGCCGCGCGGTGCGGGCTGAACTGCGAGTGCACGTTTGGCAGTTTGCCTCACGCGGGGCGCGGGCGCGTGACGGTCTTCCCGGTGGGGCGGGATGGTCGCGCGCGGGGGCGTTCAGGGAGGCCCGAAAAGCCCGAAATGTCATGAATTGCCCGGAATTGCCTAGAATTGCCCGTGACGGCACCCACCTGTGAGCCGCACCGCCCGCAATCCGGCTGCCCGCGCGCGGCCCGACCACTTGCCCGCGTCACAGCCCACCGCTTGCCACAGCTCGTCACGGCTTGCGGGCCGCCCGCTCGCGATTCACCGCCCGCCGCCCATCCGCGGTCGCCCGGGGCCTGCCGTGGTCGCCCGGGGCCTGCCGTGGTCGCCCGGGGCCTGCCGCGGTCGCCTGGACCTGCCGCGGTCGCCCGGACCTGCGGCGGTCGCCAGGCCCTGCCGTAGTCGTCCGGGCCTACCGCAGCGCGACCAGCGTCCCGCCGCGCTGCTCCAGCACCACCGGCCCCTCGGTGGCCATCTCCACGGGCCCGTCGTACCCCTCCCGGTCGATCGGCAACGACGCCACCTCCTGCCCGCTGACCTGGTCGAACACCTTCAACCCGTCCTTCACCGGCAACAGCAGGTGGCCGGCCAGCGTGGTACCGGCGCCGAGGGTGCCGGGCACCGTCCACAGCGGGTTCAGGTCGGTCGGCGACAGCGCGATCGTGCGCGACCCGGTGAACCAGTACGTGTTCGCCGTGCTGGTGAAGATCGACGCCACACGACCGGGTGGATCACCGGCCAGTTCCCCGGCCGTCACCTCAACGGGGTACTCGGCGACCAGGGCACCGGTGTCGGCGTCGAAGACCACCAGCTTGCCCGGCAGGGCCAGGGCCACCCGCGTGGTGGTCACCGCGACCACCCGCGCCCCCTTCTCGGCGAGCACCGCGGTGCTGATGACCTGCGGTTCGTCCCACTTCTCGGGGTTGGGCTTGAGGATCGTGACCCGGTCGCCCGCGTCCTGGGCGTAGCAGCGCTCCAGCACCGCGACCTTGCCCGCCGCCACGGCGAACGAGCCGTAGTCGCACCCCGGGCGCGGCTGCTTGCCGGGGTTCACGATCGCGCGCAGCGTGCCGTACTCCAGCGAGCGCACCAGGTCGTCGCGGCGGTAGACCTCGAAGAACTTCCCGCCGGTGGCGAGCACGTGCGAGCCCTCGTTGAGCAGGCGGGTGCCCAGCTCGGCGTCACCGTTGCGCTGGGGGCCGCGCTTGCCCGACGCGGTGTCGAGGGTGGTGACCTCCGAGCAGTTGGTGTCCTTGCGGTGCACCGCGAACACCCGGCCCCACGCCGTCGACACCGTGCACAGCGGCCAGTCGCGGCTGTAGCGCCAGCGCACGTCGCCGGTCAGCGCGTCGCGGCCGACGACCTCGCCGCCGTCGCCGGTCACGA
This portion of the Saccharothrix syringae genome encodes:
- a CDS encoding alpha/beta fold hydrolase, which gives rise to MHSQFSPHRAARVDLPGRYGPIAALRSPAAGRDLGATALLVPGYTGSKEDFAPLLDPIADAGVEVVAIDLPGQYESPGPVTEAEYRPAALGAVLAELVAKLAAEGRRVLLLGHSYGGLVARGAVLAGAPVSGLTLLSSGPSELPPGARRTALDYGELVLREQGVEASQQVNEARQALTPRWRMIPQELKDFYRERFVRSSPAGLLGMGEALRTEPDLVAKLARAARSARVPCLVVCGELDDAWSAAAQRDMAERLDADFAVLPGVMHSPNTEAPDALLGTLLPTWRAWLS
- a CDS encoding Rv3212 family protein, whose amino-acid sequence is MGQPEQPESNGQVVLAEDVLEEPADLRDEPEPAPARSWRRRGDFIGVALVVVVLLVASLVLWLTSDIRNTTSQLGPSQVNPLQPVTALPPTLAEVWRAPSGATPVPVNLDSVVVTGDGGEVVGRDALTGDVRWRYSRDWPLCTVSTAWGRVFAVHRKDTNCSEVTTLDTASGKRGPQRNGDAELGTRLLNEGSHVLATGGKFFEVYRRDDLVRSLEYGTLRAIVNPGKQPRPGCDYGSFAVAAGKVAVLERCYAQDAGDRVTILKPNPEKWDEPQVISTAVLAEKGARVVAVTTTRVALALPGKLVVFDADTGALVAEYPVEVTAGELAGDPPGRVASIFTSTANTYWFTGSRTIALSPTDLNPLWTVPGTLGAGTTLAGHLLLPVKDGLKVFDQVSGQEVASLPIDREGYDGPVEMATEGPVVLEQRGGTLVALR